In Nymphaea colorata isolate Beijing-Zhang1983 chromosome 3, ASM883128v2, whole genome shotgun sequence, a genomic segment contains:
- the LOC116251623 gene encoding protein YELLOW LEAF 1, choloroplastic-like — MYSSNPVMPTVSTANASVPRLTTLPCKSLSGLKEDARQGNLQILGSGLALPIRPPLRVQYKVAIPLIHKASSRNVRCSAALNARCATEQQTIQQQSAVITNAPVQGKEKSPELDDGGTGFPPRDDDDGGGGGGGGGGGWTGGFFFFGFLAFLGLLKDQESEGPYSKDRRR; from the exons ATGTATTCGTCGAATCCGGTAATGCCTACAGTCTCCACAGCAAATGCATCAGTACCTAGACTCACCACTCTTCCATGTAAAAGTCTATCAG GTCTAAAGGAAGATGCTAGGCAGGGGAATTTGCAGATCCTTGGTTCTGGATTGGCTTTACCCATCAGGCCGCCTTTAAGAGTTCAATATAAAGTGGCCATTCCACTTATCCACAAGGCTTCATCTCGTAACGTGAGATGCAGTGCTGCTTTG AATGCTAGATGTGCAACTGAGCAGCAGACTATTCAACAGCAATCGGCGGTAATTACTAATGCTCCTGTTCAAG GTAAAGAAAAGTCGCCTGAACTTGATGATGGTGGGACTGGATTTCCGCCACGAGATGATGACGAtggtggaggtggtggtggtggtgggggtGGTGGATGGACTggtggtttctttttctttgggttCCTTGCGTTTCTAGGACTTTTGAAAGATCAAGAAAGCGAGGGGCCTTACAGCAAGGATAGACGGAGATAA